GAGCCCTTGTGAGTGCTTCAATATGGTCTCTTGTCATCACATAGTTTGCCATTAATGAGATACGTTCATTTCTTTGAAATAAGCAATTAGCCCAACCAAGAAACTTagaatttttatcaaaaaaaattgagCAAACTAACATGACATTGTTTGTGTTTAGCATTGGGGTTAttatgggaaaattacatggGGTATCTGAGGCATGGGCTTGTGTTTGATATAATCCATTAATCCAGAAATCAGCATTCCTCAGAATAACGGTTGggtttactttttcttttagaaaatgTAACAGAGTTCCTGTGATTCcaaataaataacaaataattataaatatttgaaaaaaatccTTTAAGTGAGTGGTAAGGATAGTGTTGAAATTAAAGAGATACAAAATGAGATATTGGAACGAAGGTGTAGAAAAGTGATCGGTGCGAAGCCCCAATGGGTTCGACACCTAGATTCTCTTGATGAGGTCGCAAGAGAGAAATGTTTGCCAGATTGTTTCTTGATAATTGTGACAtaagccacaattgggatgaCATAGTGTTGAAAATGTCATCCATCTTGCCAGCAAGTCTTTTGTAGGAATTCCTCTAAGAACTTTAAAATTTGGGTGTAAGTCCAGTTTCCAGAAGAATCGCCACCAATGAGAGCATGGAGAGGAGCAATAACACCTATTGGAATTTCCAGTAGTGTTAGGAATTGAGACAGTCTTTAAGTATTTAGCTGTAATCTTAACAGTAATGTTTCCATTGCGAGACAGATGGCACCACCAAGAATCATTAGAGGATTGAATAAAGTATTTAAAATACTACTTACTATAGTAATagggagatgagagatgagTATGCTAGTATTCCAAGTATTATCGGAGATAGCATTGCTTACCATTTTCAGTAGGGAATTAAATAATCTATTATTTGAATTGGATACCAAGCATGGGTTGTTTGGTATCCAAGGATCATCCTAGAAATGAGTTGTTGACCCTCCAATCTTCTtgataaccattttttttagaGTAGGGAGGATATTTACAATGCTTCCCCAGATggttgatcctttttttttcaaagttgtGGGGTGAAAGATGGACATGTTGGGAAAATATTTCTGGAAAAAAATCTGGGTCCATAGAGTTTTATGTTCAGTGAGTAGTCTTCATCCCAGCGTAATTAGTAAGGCTTTAATTTGAATTTCAGATTCTCTCAGCCCAAGCCGTCTTTGAGATTTAGGTCTACAAATCTTTTGCCAACAAATAAAGTgtatctctctcccttgattatTCTCATTCTAGAAGTGCGAATAAATTGAATCAAGTTTTTTACAGAGAGTtttgaaaaagagaaacatGACATGAGATATGCTGGGGTGGATGCAAATGTCGATCATACCAATATAGTTCTACTTGTAAAGGAAAGAAGATTAGCTTTCCAAGTAGAAAGATTGTTTGATACCCATTTAATAATGTGATTAAATCCATTAAATCCATTAAATCTTGTGGATCTAGTTCTTGACAGAAAAAGATTGGTTCCCAAATAAACAGCAGATTTgtccatttcatttattttgagAATGTTGCAGATGCTATGTTTGCAAGAACTAGAGACATTAGGGCTgaaaaagattccatttttttcaaaattaatagaTAGTCCTGATAGGTCAAAGAAAAGATCAATGATGCATTTAATGGTGAAAACATCCTCCGAGGGTGGTacgatagaaaataaaggtgtcaTCGACAAGGAACATATGTGAAATTTCAGGAGCATGTCTAACCACCCTGATTCCCTTAAAAAGTTTAAGGTCTCTATAAGTATAAAGTAATCTAGACAATCCTTCCATAGCCACAATGAAAAGGAAAGAACTTAAAGGAGTATCATTGTCAAATACCTCTAGTGgattcaaaataacaaaaatacccaaaatcaggtttgtgtttataaaactacccaaaatagtgagtcttcatcttccacatataatcatgttttttttttattactgaaactttgagtgggtagttttgtaaacccaaactcaattttgggtatttttgttaacttaaactttaagtgggtaattttgcaaaggaaaacctaattttgggtatttttgttaactgaaacttttagtaggtaattttataaagggaaacccgtaagtgggtaatcaagtaattttcccaaaaaaaaaaaaaaatagtaatccacaatgacttttttttttttttttttttttttttttttttttttttttttttttttttttgttttttcgatGTCATGTTATATAGACGGGTCATGGGTGATGAGATTCTGTTATCTAACAAACAAAATAACTTAGTTGATCAAGTCAGATTAAATGATTAAGTGCCATTAATTACAATCAAATCATTTGTAATAGAACACTTCTCTGCAAGTGGAGTAAGTGATGATTCCTACACCACACCACCCGCCAACATCACACCCCACTACAACCATTGCATGCTCATGCAAATTGAATTCCTTAATGATGGTCCCCTTCGTCCCCGACTCCAATatttctcaattctctctcctatGAGCACTAAACCTGAAGGTAATTATTGGTACGTAATAATTACGAGTACATAACTATTGGTCGATCAAtgatatcatatcatatcatactattaAAAGTAGTTAATCTTGGTTTTTGGTACACTTTTTTATTGGacaaaatacatttttttcttatataagaCAATAATACTCCAATACCTATTACGGTCCACTCCAGATTAGGTAACCCATTTTAAGGGGCTCTCACTCTGCTCCAGAGTTTTCGCCTGATTGTAGGTAGTCATTTCCTAGTGGTTCTCATTTTGACACAAAGTTGCATTTTCTTCGTTTAGATTGGACCAGAGATCGATCAGTTGCTTTGATATCATTGATACAGATCTGAAAGAATTCAATCTCATAAACTGATTACAAGGTGCGGGAACCAAGACATATTAATCTACATCAATCTCTTCCAAAATGGATGTACGATCAGCTCCCCTATATGACTGATATGATATCATAAGATAGACATACACCATAAATTGAAATGGGGCTTTTTTTTAAGgggcattttttattttttgggtttttaggaTAAATGGGGAGATCtgattaattatttaattaactttgggtgggtagttttgtaaaaccaaacccaattttaggtatttttgttaaccaaaactttttgtgagtaattttgtaaagggaaccCAAAAGTGGATagtcatgtaatttttccttttttttttgggtagacaTCGTTGACTACTTGATTGTTGAACATGCATGTAATGATATAAGCTTAATATTCAATGATACGTgatcttcatcttttttttttttttttttctaatattttattgAGAAAACTATATGATTACTCACTTTTaagtttccttttacaaaattatctaaCTTGtattttagttaacaaaaaaatacaaaatcatgtttgagtttacaaaactacccaatacAGTGATTCTCCTCCATCTACCTATATTTTtagacatttttacccctgacCTGCCCACCACCTccattctctcctcttcttccttcaactATGAGATTGCCTACAATCCGGTCCCCTACCTTGCCGGCCATCTCATATCTCATGGCCGAACACCTCGCCCGCCTTGCCATCATCATCAACGATGCCAACATCAGAGGCATACATGCCGACCACCCTCGGAGCAGCTCCCCCTCACTGCTTCTACCAACATGACCCACCTCCTCTTGCCCACCGAAGGCCCATCGTCCATAAGAACCTCTCTTTCTGAATTCATTCCCGTTGTTGACGACTGCCCACATTTGTTGCTGAGTATGAACAAGGCTATCTAAATCCAGTGCGCAGTCTATCTTCAATTGAGTTTCATGTATCCATAGTAATCAATTTCCAGTCAGATCCTTCAAAACTACATCAAAAATCCGATCCCAAAAACTGACATAAACATTTTAGCACGTAACGCATACACACCGTAGGgaggaaaaagataaaagaagagagataaaatgGAGAGAACTCAGAGAAGGGTCTCTGATaactaagaaaaaaatccaatttcttccttggagattcatggatttgatccccttttccttctttttattgtttctcTTCAGCTttttatcctctctctctctctctctctctctctctctctcatacctTTTGGAGGAGCTTGAAAAAAACAGAGCCTTGTTAGAAGAAGTTGGAAAGAATATTGCCGGAGTAGTTTGTCGAGGACTACTGCTGACCTTTCCTCCTCTTGCCCACCGAAGGCTGATCGTCCATAAGAACCTCTCTTTCTAAACAGAGCACTGAcgataactctctctctctctctctctctctctctctcaacaccaGAAAATAACAAAGTCAAAGATCTCTCGATGGTGGCAGAGGTGATTGTGGCTGGTGGTGGCAGTTGTATGTTGAAGGGAAGCAAttaggggtaaaaatgtcaaaacatGTAGGTAGATGGAGGAGAGTCACTGTTTTGGAtagttttataaacccaaacatgattttgtgtttatttgttaattgaaacACAAGTTGGataattttgaaaatgaaaacccaaaagtgggtaatcatgtaattttccctattttatttcacatttcatgtaatttttttaaattattttatacatatttattacatttaaaaaaaaaaaaaagtggcttACCTAGCTAAGTTTGACCTGATAGAATCACCTGATTTTCTAAAAGGCgaataataattttaaaaaaaaaaaaaccccccgaCTTTCCAACTATCATCAACATGAATCATGAGCAATCTGAAAGAGGGTTATAGGATAGTCAACCGATTTACATCAGCTCAATCCATGTTACTTCCACTCGATTTGAGTGAAACGATAATGGCATTGTTGCTCATAGTCCATGCAGCCACAAACGCATTACCTCTACTTGAACCCTACCTTGGATGAATAACCTGCTGAGGCACTTTTATGTTAGCTGGAGCTAGAAAACATGTCCACCACTACTTGTGGTCATGTAGTAGCAGTTCTCGAAACATGACTCAATCTCAATCTCCTCCCACTGCAAGAGCCCTTACACATTTCAGTTGCCCCTGGCTCGAGATCAATGTATTTGTAGGCTTTCAGACTTGGGGAAGTAGGAAGCTAAGAGAGCTAAGTTAGTTATAACAAAACCATGGTCTAGCAAGAAGTCCAGTAAGAGATGACCATAGCCTGAACTGAACAGATTGTTGCATCTACTAATGATTGTTTTACTGGCTTTTCATTCTCAGAGATTCATAGCAGATGTAAGCAGGTTGACACTTACATGCACCCTCTCAAActtactctccctcctccttgACACTCTCCCCAGATATTCACTTCATGTGGGCAGCGTGGCAATCCCTTGCCCTAATCAGAAACAGATCTCCCAGGAACTTTTAGACGTCCCTTTAAACTGAGCTCCTAACAACAGTTGCATACTAATGGATCATTCCCTAGAATAACTATTACAATGGACTTAGTATTTTCTGAGAACTAGAGAGATCAGGATTTACAGAGAACGAAGACAACTCGGTCCTTCTGAGAGACTTTTAAAAGACCAAATTCAGGTGTGGTTCCAACTCACTGTGAATGTGGAATGTGTCCAGAATGTCTAAGAACCAACATTAGCCATGGATGACATCGACCCAGGTTTTGCAACCAACAGTCCAATTATTAGTACACAAAACACTTGAAAACACACCATTTTAAACAGATAATGCCTCATAAACCCCAGTCAACCTGGCTCACTGTCACCACGAAACCTGGTGTGAAATCATGGTTAATGAAAGCAATCAAAGGATCAGAAAGACAACTTCTGCATGCAAAATGGAAACAGCAATAGGAAGACAAAACGATAAACGAATGGAACtgcctcttttctttttctctctactGTACATTTCTTGTAAATAAGATTTATATGGTACAAATCAAAATTGTGGTGGTGCAGCAAAAACCACTCCAAGCTTCTCTTCACTCTCTATCAATAAGAAGAGTGttttagcttgaagaaacaaaaataaattgcaCAAATTTAGCATCTTttcaacccatttttttttcccttcaatcaACTCGGGTGTTTTTTCGGATCTCGCAATGACATTATCTTCTGGTGGTACCTAGGTTCTCATGGATTAGTACTTACAGATGAGGGGGGTAAAAACACTTTCCCATACCGTGCCTGCAAAGATGGACCAACCTAATGGAGCAATCAATGAAAGGTGTGTGACAGATTTGATTTCATATAAAAGAATTCCAGGACAACGTAGTCACACGCAATCAATACTTACTGCAACAGATGTCGGTGAAACGCATACCTGAAAGAACAGGAAGATAATAACAGGAGAAAGCAGCACAAGAAACCAACAACCCATCTCTGAGACCCCAGTGCTGCTTTTCCTTCCTTAGGGTACTTTTAGGGTCTGCTGTGGTTAGGGAAATTTGGAGGGTATGAGATCCAAGTCCCATCGGTATTCAATCAGTATGGAATGACATATGGCAGAGCACAAACATCAGCCGACTCTATCTGCAGGGCTTCCGCCCACACCTGTGGGGTCTCATTAACCACAGAAGATCCCACCTTGGGCTTCTTCGATTGAAGACTGTCACTGCTGAAAAGCCATTCCTGATCGTCAAACTCGGACCATTCCTCCATCTTGGGTACCGAAAGTATCTGGCTTAGATACCTCAAATCAGGATGCGGTGGTCTTGTAGAAGCTTCACCATTCTCATTTGCTGGCACTGCAGGGAGCTCCTTTGTTGAGCAAACAGAAGTTGGATGCGGCGGTCTTGTAGAACCTTCACCATTCTCATTTGCTTGTGCTGCAGGGAGCTCCTTTGTTGAGCAAACAGAAGCTGGCTGAACATCTATTATCCCATTGACTTTGCGCTCCTTATTCTCTGACTTAAAATTATTCGGTAGCCCCTGCCTATCTGAAGTAAACTGGATAGAAGGTTGGCATGGATCAactttttttccattctctgtTAACAGGTGAGAGGAAAAGGCAGGTCTTGGTAATTTATTTGGCCGAATGTCACTCCCTGTAAAGGATTTAAAAAGAGGAGGATGATAATACTGCTCACTAGTACAAATCAAAAAAGGTCATTTAATACCTCAAAAAAGCTTAGTACAAATCAAATGATAGGAAAATTGGGCTTTGGAAACACAAAGCCCACCGGTCAAGAACTGAAAGGATGGTATTGTATTAAGTAGTGAGCAGTAAGTACTGCAACATGTCTAACACCAACTGTGGTTGGGTTAATGCACAGCCTAATATGTGCTTCCAACCACTAACTGAGGTTCACTAGTACTGTGCTGCAGGACAATAAATCAACTCACCATGTAAGAACCCATTCATCTctctgtcttttcttttcttgagattTCCATCGGCATCAAAGCTCTTGTCACTCTCCTTGGATAAGTTTAATGCAGATGTTTTATTGTTGATGGTACTTGTAGAGTCCTTGCTGCTATCTTTTAATTTGTCATGCTCCCTATTTTTTCTGTTAATTTTTTCCTTCgttttctccttctccctctccttctccttctctttacTCCGGTCTTTATCCTTTCCTTTGCTTttcttctctcgatctctcccCTTGTGCTTATCCCCCTGTTTACCACTGCCTtccttgctttttttcttttctttcccttccagTCTCTTCTCAGCATCCTTCTCCATTGGTTTGCCCATTCCTTCAACTCTCTGTTGATCCATTTTGGTGAAGTTCTTTGCATTTCCTGAATTTCTTTCCTCATCTCTACTTCTTTGTACATCAGCCTTTTGATcatcatttttcttctccttattcttttctttcccttcggCCCAATTGACAACATTCTCCACCAATTTAGCCATCCCCTCAGCTCTTCGTTGAACAATAACAtccttattcttttctttcccttcaaCCCTGTTGCTAACATCCTTCTCCACCAATCTGGCCATCCCCACCTCAGCTCTTTTTTGATCTGCACCAAccttattcttttctttaacTTCAGACCTATTGTCAACAACTTTCTCGACCAACCTGACCATACCCTCTGCTTTTCTTTGATCTGCAACAGTAAAGCTCTCAAGCATTTGGACCCCTGTCCCTTTTTCTGCATCTCTGATCCTCCTGCCCAACTCCTGCACAAATTTAGAATTCTTGATCTCCTCAGCCTGGTGTCTGTTCTGGTCaatcttctctccattgttgcCCTCATGTCGCCCTTCATTCCTCTTCTCATCAGAGATTTTGTTATTATCTTTATCCTTGTCCTTCTTGTCTTTATGCTTTTCCTTTcggtctttcttttctttgtgttTATCATTGCTTCTCTCCTtgtccttcttctctttcttatccttcttatgttttttctctttctgcTTCTCCTGAAAAACATATTTCTGTTAGATGCAATGTATATCCACCTAAAGATCCAAAGCATTAATTACATGCAAAAAATTACACACATGAATAGGATGCCCA
This Macadamia integrifolia cultivar HAES 741 chromosome 10, SCU_Mint_v3, whole genome shotgun sequence DNA region includes the following protein-coding sequences:
- the LOC122091647 gene encoding putative uncharacterized protein DDB_G0271982 is translated as MSRCFPFPPPGYEKKARTDEADILTKEKQKEKKHKKDKKEKKDKERSNDKHKEKKDRKEKHKDKKDKDKDNNKISDEKRNEGRHEGNNGEKIDQNRHQAEEIKNSKFVQELGRRIRDAEKGTGVQMLESFTVADQRKAEGMVRLVEKVVDNRSEVKEKNKVGADQKRAEVGMARLVEKDVSNRVEGKEKNKDVIVQRRAEGMAKLVENVVNWAEGKEKNKEKKNDDQKADVQRSRDEERNSGNAKNFTKMDQQRVEGMGKPMEKDAEKRLEGKEKKKSKEGSGKQGDKHKGRDREKKSKGKDKDRSKEKEKEREKEKTKEKINRKNREHDKLKDSSKDSTSTINNKTSALNLSKESDKSFDADGNLKKRKDREMNGFLHGSDIRPNKLPRPAFSSHLLTENGKKVDPCQPSIQFTSDRQGLPNNFKSENKERKVNGIIDVQPASVCSTKELPAAQANENGEGSTRPPHPTSVCSTKELPAVPANENGEASTRPPHPDLRYLSQILSVPKMEEWSEFDDQEWLFSSDSLQSKKPKVGSSVVNETPQVWAEALQIESADVCALPYVIPY